A portion of the Oncorhynchus masou masou isolate Uvic2021 chromosome 11, UVic_Omas_1.1, whole genome shotgun sequence genome contains these proteins:
- the LOC135548461 gene encoding tubulin polymerization-promoting protein family member 3-like, producing MAEGSVSVAEVETSFKKFAIHGDTKATGKEMNGKNFAKLCKDCRVIDGKNVTATDVDIVFTKVKAKTARVIAFEQFSQALSELAPKRFKGKCQEEALQQLYGLIAGREPANAGVTKVAKAAAVDRLTDTTKFTGAHKERFDESGKGKGKAGRVDIPDASGYVGAYKGKGTYEDKVKEA from the exons ATGGCAGAGGGCTCCGTATCAGTAGCAGAGGTGGAGACGTCCTTCAAGAAGTTTGCCATTCATGGGGACACCAAGGCTACTGGGAAGGAGATGAACGGGAAGAACTTTGCCAAACTCTGCAAGGACTGCCGGGTCATCGACGGCAAGAACGTCACTGCCACCGATGTGGACATTGTCTTCACTAAAGTCAA GGCGAAGACAGCTCGTGTGATCGCCTTTGAGCAGTTCAGCCAGGCCCTGTCAGAGTTGGCCCCGAAGCGTTTTAAAGGGAAGTGCCAGGAGGAGGCGCTGCAGCAGCTCTACGGCCTCATTGCAGGGAGGGAGCCTGCCAACGCTGGCGTCACT AAAGTGGCCAAGGCAGCGGCGgtggacagactgacagacaccaCCAAATTCACAGGGGCACACAAGGAGCGGTTTGACGAGTCGGGCAAGGGGAAGGGCAAGGCCGGGCGAGTAGACATTCCAGATGCCAGTGGCTATGTGGGTGCCTACAAGGGCAAGGGCACCTATGAGGATAAGGTCAAGGAAGCATAg